The following nucleotide sequence is from Coffea eugenioides isolate CCC68of chromosome 3, Ceug_1.0, whole genome shotgun sequence.
TTTGCATCATTGGGATCTTTGACATTTTTCCAAGATTATCTACAGTAGCCTTTGAACCAAATTGGTATGGCGACCTTAAGAAACTCATGCACCGATGACATGGGAAGCCTCACACTCCCCACATCAGATTCATGCTGTCCACCTCTCCCACGGTAATCTGATCCTCCAAGCTTCACAAGACCATATGCATCAGCACAATCGCTGCACTATTTTATCAAGAAAAGGTGATACAAGATATCATTACAAAGCCCACATGCCCCAAAAGATGATGGAAGTGAATACATTGTATTCTTGTACtcgaaaatgaaaattttctttgaagAAGTTGCAGATGTGAGCAATAAGTTTGGAAATCCAATAGatgaaaaagaaagtaaatgAAGGCAACAGAGTATGAATGAAGTACCTGCCAGTTTTCCATCACTTCTGCAAGAGTCTATTCCATGCAAGCCTGCTTTTGTTAGCCTTCTGATCACGGCAACCGGGGATTTTAGCGCCCAGGGATGTGCCAGAACTGCAACAAGAACTCTCAATCAATCTATACAGAAGTCATATTGACCAACTTAAGAAACGCACAAAATTTAACTATATCACACTAATTACGTGGAATAAGCAGATCCACCATCATAAAGATATCTTGAAAAGGCCTGTTTTAGGTTCTCTACATGGCCTGCTTCAACCAAAGCACGAGCAACATGCAGCCTCTCAGGAGCAACACCTGTGCCTGCAATCTTGGTTATATGCTCCCACTTGAGAGATAGCTTCAGTTTGTTTAATTTTGAAACCATGCTCTTTGCACTTAGGAAACGTCCATTCCTTATGCAAGTATCAGCTTCACTAATTCGTCTATCCTTATTGGTCCCCACACACTATAGTATGCAAGAATACGAACTGGTTCTTCTGATCCCATCTCTCCACTGTTTATTTATGTTGAATAtcagaaagaaaataaaacgtGCAAGCAGGAAATAAATATATCAGTAATCCATTAACAATCAATGAAACTGTGGCACAAGACAGCCAGTAAAGTTAATAGAAGAACTACCAGAACCCTAAAACATGTGTTTTAGCTACTGTTTTGTTAATGCTAGATATGGTTAAGCCAAAGAGACAACTTTACCTTGGACAGAAAACTGCGCTAACTTCAACTCCTGGAACAATCTTGATCCCATATCTGAAAGCTGCTTCCTGGGCTTCAGGTATACCAGACATTGTATCATGATTTGTCAACACAATTACTTTCAACTGTTCAGGATATACATACTAATAAGTTGTAGTAGTCTAACCACATAATACACTTTAAAAAAGCATAGATTAGTAGCACATGTCATGCTAATAATATTAGAAGAACAACAATGGAGCGAAGATCTTATAAAGAATTGAACTATAAATTCCATAAGAGGGGGGAAAAAGTATTCATGGCATATAAGTCCATCAAGGTAAATAACACATATTATCAGTGATGATGAATTGCAAACATTGAAAAACATGATTCTAGAAGAAACGAGCACAGGGGACGGTTTCCAAACAAACATCTCTAGTGGACAGTGCTAATGGTCCAAATGTAAACCACCGAAATTTCACAAAATCTAAGCTGTGCAGTACGCTTCTCAAGAGTGTTATGACAACTTTCCAAACAGTTTTCCCTCGTTGATGGATTCCAGAATCAGAAACTGGTTATCAAAGTAAACTCTCCCTGTTTTCTCTCAGATTAAAA
It contains:
- the LOC113764648 gene encoding LOW QUALITY PROTEIN: uncharacterized protein LOC113764648 (The sequence of the model RefSeq protein was modified relative to this genomic sequence to represent the inferred CDS: inserted 3 bases in 2 codons) → KDSPKKPNGTNCSNNCSIKNKKKKKKRADSKRRLSSVQTVAYKSXSEWVFLDHSAGSSSTAEIMMTLGVHWNDLKKLVFYLHFHSIHSDGILSPTKLVERAHQNGLKVIVLTNHDTMSGIPEAQEAAFRYGIKIVPGVEVSAVFCPSGEMGSEEPVRILAYYSVWGPIRIDELVKLIXCIRNGRFLSAKSMVSKLNKLKLSLKWEHITKIAGTGVAPERLHVARALVEAGHVENLKQAFSRYLYDGGSAYSTSGTSLGAKIPGCRDQKANKSRLAWNRLLQK